In one Nitrospirota bacterium genomic region, the following are encoded:
- the gspL gene encoding type II secretion system protein GspL has product MKIVGLKIEKGIVAASVVEKDFRRKDLVDSFSQAFASDEELTDILKSKARDWAGAKIVSSIPGHLFTQRFVQLPFADRKRVEKALPFEMEDLVPFDLGEVVIDHVVLNAAANGKDSAAPRESQVLAIMLPKEILKKHLDLLAAAGIDPQVVVPSYVGLESLSRMMKAEGCALLACGSDVCMRSGQAVKGLRSFSDSASTASIRHTLQALEIEQKERVEKICFLCPDHDSEALFTDLGIAVEQVVPEYGGKKPADPLTLGIALSEEINFRKQEFTYKLVDEGMRRKRRTVVIAASIAAVLFAVNLGVKFYLVETSYGKLDKEIKAIYHQAMPDAKIVGDPVQQLRSSLEEARKKFGALGSGTSALDTMKAVTDGIPKEVRVSFQEFNLEGDRLKLQGEAGSFEAVDKIKAELQKSELFGDVNVLDTRMGTDNKVKFRLDIKLKQAL; this is encoded by the coding sequence GTGAAGATCGTCGGTCTTAAAATAGAGAAGGGCATCGTTGCGGCGTCGGTGGTGGAGAAGGATTTCCGCCGAAAGGATCTCGTAGATTCTTTCAGCCAGGCCTTTGCCAGCGATGAAGAGCTCACGGACATCCTGAAAAGCAAGGCGCGGGACTGGGCAGGCGCGAAGATCGTTTCGTCCATTCCGGGGCACCTTTTTACCCAGCGTTTCGTGCAGCTGCCCTTTGCCGACCGCAAGCGAGTGGAAAAGGCACTGCCCTTCGAGATGGAGGACCTGGTGCCCTTCGACCTAGGCGAGGTGGTCATCGACCATGTCGTTCTGAACGCGGCCGCGAACGGCAAGGACTCCGCCGCGCCCAGGGAGTCCCAGGTCCTGGCCATAATGCTGCCGAAGGAGATACTGAAGAAGCACCTGGACCTGCTTGCCGCCGCCGGGATCGACCCGCAGGTCGTCGTCCCCTCGTATGTCGGACTCGAATCCCTCTCGCGCATGATGAAGGCCGAGGGATGCGCACTCCTTGCCTGCGGCAGCGATGTTTGCATGCGGAGCGGACAGGCGGTCAAGGGTCTCCGGAGCTTCTCCGATTCCGCTTCGACGGCAAGCATCCGGCACACGCTCCAGGCGCTCGAGATAGAACAGAAAGAACGGGTCGAGAAGATCTGCTTCCTCTGCCCGGACCACGATTCGGAAGCTCTCTTTACGGACCTCGGCATTGCCGTGGAGCAGGTAGTCCCGGAGTACGGCGGGAAGAAACCGGCAGACCCGCTGACCCTCGGGATCGCCCTGTCCGAGGAGATCAACTTCCGGAAGCAGGAATTCACGTACAAGCTGGTCGACGAGGGGATGCGCAGGAAAAGAAGGACGGTCGTTATCGCAGCATCGATCGCCGCCGTTCTGTTCGCCGTGAACCTCGGGGTGAAGTTCTACCTGGTTGAGACGTCCTACGGCAAGCTGGACAAGGAGATCAAGGCGATCTACCATCAGGCCATGCCCGATGCCAAGATCGTTGGGGATCCCGTGCAGCAGCTCCGCAGCAGCCTGGAAGAAGCCCGCAAGAAGTTCGGAGCGCTCGGGAGCGGGACCTCGGCCCTGGACACGATGAAGGCGGTGACCGACGGGATCCCGAAAGAGGTCCGCGTCAGTTTCCAGGAGTTCAATCTCGAGGGCGACCGGTTGAAGCTCCAGGGCGAAGCGGGCTCCTTCGAGGCCGTGGACAAGATCAAGGCGGAGCTCCAGAAGTCGGAGCTGTTCGGGGACGTCAATGTGCTCGACACCCGGATGGGGACGGACAACAAGGTGAAGTTCCGGCTCGATATCAAACTGAAGCAGGCGCTGTGA
- the gspE gene encoding type II secretion system ATPase GspE encodes MRRLIGEILVESGLSPERLKKALDLQKKRGGRIGTLLMRLNFVTEADVLNALGAQLGLPVLTELGDVDRELALKIPITYAKKAVVLPLRQENGTVIAATAEPLTLTTVDDLRILFGANVALSLAPTDKILDTVNRLYSEDMNKAEDTAQEMEEDDLSFLAAELEEPTDLLEVTDDAPIIRLVNSLLSQAIRERASDIHIEPFEKDLVARFRIDGILYNILTIQKRYQASIASRVKIMSGLNIAEKRLPQDGGMRIKIGGKDVDVRVSIVPTAFGERIVLRLLYRESALLSLEQIGFSGDYLVRFNELITRPHGIVLVTGPTGSGKTTTLYASLSKINTPDKNIITIEDPIEYQLKGIGQIQVNAKINLTFAAGLRSVLRQDPDVILVGEIRDSETAEIAIQAALTGHLVFSTLHTNDAAGAVTRLIDMKVEPFLISSSVMAILAQRLVRVLCKECREPYGMTPAEAQELELKEAGGATVYRAKGCEACFNTGYLGRKAIYELLLVDDEVRQLIMKNTDAATLKAAAIQRGMRTLRQDGADNVLKGITSVEEVVRVTQREA; translated from the coding sequence GTGAGACGCCTGATCGGGGAGATACTGGTCGAGTCCGGGCTTTCCCCGGAAAGGCTCAAGAAAGCGCTCGACCTCCAGAAGAAACGGGGAGGACGGATCGGCACGCTCCTGATGCGCCTCAATTTCGTGACCGAGGCCGATGTGCTGAACGCCCTCGGCGCACAGCTGGGACTGCCGGTGCTGACCGAGCTCGGCGACGTTGACCGGGAACTGGCGCTCAAAATTCCGATCACCTATGCAAAGAAGGCGGTCGTGCTTCCGCTCCGGCAGGAGAACGGGACCGTCATTGCCGCCACAGCAGAGCCGCTCACCCTGACCACCGTTGATGATCTGCGCATCCTCTTCGGCGCCAACGTCGCGCTCAGCCTCGCACCGACCGACAAGATCCTCGACACCGTCAACCGCCTGTACAGCGAGGACATGAACAAGGCCGAGGACACGGCCCAGGAGATGGAGGAAGACGACCTTTCGTTCCTGGCCGCCGAACTCGAGGAGCCCACGGACCTGCTCGAGGTCACCGACGACGCGCCGATCATCCGGCTCGTGAACTCGCTCCTGTCCCAGGCCATCCGCGAACGGGCAAGCGACATCCACATCGAACCCTTCGAGAAGGACCTCGTTGCCCGGTTCCGCATCGACGGCATCCTGTACAATATCCTGACCATCCAGAAGCGCTACCAGGCGAGCATCGCATCGCGCGTCAAGATCATGTCGGGCCTGAACATCGCCGAGAAGCGGCTTCCGCAGGACGGAGGCATGCGCATCAAGATCGGCGGCAAGGACGTGGACGTCCGCGTCTCGATCGTGCCCACGGCCTTCGGCGAGCGCATCGTGCTCCGCCTCCTGTACCGCGAGAGCGCGCTTCTGTCGCTGGAGCAGATCGGGTTCTCCGGGGACTACCTGGTGCGGTTCAACGAGCTGATCACCCGTCCGCACGGGATCGTCCTCGTGACGGGGCCGACGGGAAGCGGCAAGACGACGACCCTCTATGCGTCGCTCTCCAAGATCAACACGCCGGACAAGAACATCATCACCATCGAAGACCCCATCGAGTACCAGCTCAAGGGCATCGGTCAGATCCAGGTGAATGCCAAGATCAACCTTACCTTCGCGGCCGGTCTGCGGTCCGTGCTGCGCCAGGACCCCGACGTCATCCTCGTGGGCGAGATACGGGACTCGGAGACCGCCGAGATCGCGATCCAGGCGGCGCTCACGGGGCACCTCGTGTTCTCCACGCTCCACACGAATGACGCGGCGGGCGCCGTGACCCGGCTGATCGATATGAAGGTCGAACCGTTCCTGATCTCCTCCTCGGTGATGGCCATTCTCGCCCAGCGGCTCGTCCGCGTGCTCTGCAAGGAATGCCGCGAGCCTTACGGGATGACGCCGGCAGAGGCCCAGGAGCTCGAGCTCAAGGAGGCGGGGGGCGCCACGGTGTACCGCGCGAAGGGCTGCGAGGCTTGCTTCAATACGGGGTACCTCGGCCGGAAGGCGATCTACGAGCTGCTGCTCGTCGACGATGAGGTCCGGCAGCTTATCATGAAGAACACCGATGCGGCGACGCTCAAGGCCGCGGCCATACAGCGGGGCATGAGGACGCTCCGCCAGGACGGAGCGGACAACGTGCTCAAGGGCATCACGTCCGTCGAAGAGGTCGTGCGCGTGACGCAGAGGGAAGCGTAG
- a CDS encoding prepilin-type N-terminal cleavage/methylation domain-containing protein, which translates to MVKDSPARPSSLVSRRSRGFTLLEVMVAVAIMAMVLVTLIGVKNRSMEDVLLAEHMTTATLLAKREMTDMLQNRANLPKENESEGEFKEEEYKDYTWKKTIAPLTIETGTGTLPVTIKELKVAVLWKEGGRDESVELVSYE; encoded by the coding sequence ATGGTTAAAGATTCTCCCGCTCGTCCCTCGTCTCTTGTCTCTCGTCGCTCCCGGGGTTTCACGCTGCTCGAGGTCATGGTCGCCGTGGCGATTATGGCCATGGTGCTCGTGACGCTGATCGGGGTCAAGAACCGCAGCATGGAAGATGTGCTGCTGGCGGAGCATATGACCACGGCAACGCTGCTGGCGAAGCGCGAAATGACGGACATGCTCCAGAATCGCGCGAATCTTCCGAAGGAGAACGAGTCCGAAGGCGAGTTTAAGGAGGAGGAGTACAAGGACTACACTTGGAAAAAGACGATCGCTCCCCTTACGATAGAAACCGGGACCGGGACCCTCCCCGTCACCATAAAGGAGCTCAAGGTGGCGGTATTGTGGAAGGAAGGCGGCAGGGACGAGAGCGTTGAGCTGGTGAGCTATGAGTAG
- the traF gene encoding conjugal transfer protein TraF, with translation MKKQSAILTILIILIFPTLLHAAPFSIVGPRALGMGGASVAAVNDSTAVYWNPASLADNRRVDIRIPVEAGVKDHMGIKDTWTNINDIFPLVQAGDPAAITQMQSILAQLDKPKTGADIDGSTGLFVSIPVSKSAIAVSAMGLGYAGVYPTIDSLHTSATPTDPNFVAFNDSTATGIGIVLREPVLSVATSFAEKLFIGVNAKMIYADTYVSSQSLTSTTFSTFKDDVKKNKTSSSKASLDAGILFVPVESFRIGVVGRDLNKPSFPVAGLFAQKQATGDVTLVTRTDEVTLDPQYRAGLAWRPSKTFTLSADYDLRKNETLTPGYESQIAAVGLEKTFLSESVIVRAGANKNTADSSSKAIYTAGFGFRIYAFRLDLAAGYDFKERQGDASVDIALRF, from the coding sequence ATGAAAAAGCAGAGTGCTATTCTAACCATTCTCATCATCCTGATCTTTCCGACGCTGCTGCACGCAGCTCCATTCTCGATCGTCGGTCCCCGCGCCCTGGGCATGGGCGGAGCCTCCGTTGCAGCGGTCAATGATTCGACGGCAGTCTACTGGAACCCGGCCTCCCTGGCCGACAACCGCCGTGTCGACATACGGATACCCGTTGAGGCCGGCGTCAAGGACCACATGGGCATCAAGGACACCTGGACCAATATCAATGATATTTTCCCGCTTGTTCAGGCAGGCGACCCCGCGGCCATCACTCAGATGCAATCAATTCTGGCACAGCTGGACAAACCCAAGACGGGTGCGGACATCGACGGGTCAACGGGTCTTTTCGTTTCGATCCCGGTGTCCAAGTCGGCCATAGCCGTCAGTGCGATGGGATTGGGCTATGCCGGCGTCTACCCGACGATTGACTCGCTGCACACCTCGGCCACGCCCACGGACCCCAACTTCGTGGCGTTCAATGATTCCACGGCGACGGGCATCGGGATCGTGCTCAGGGAGCCGGTGCTCTCTGTGGCGACATCCTTCGCGGAAAAGCTGTTCATCGGGGTCAATGCCAAGATGATCTATGCCGACACCTACGTCAGTTCCCAGAGCCTGACGTCGACGACATTCAGCACCTTCAAGGACGATGTGAAGAAGAACAAGACCTCCAGCAGCAAGGCCTCTCTGGATGCCGGCATATTGTTCGTGCCCGTTGAAAGCTTCCGCATCGGAGTGGTCGGCAGGGACCTGAACAAGCCGTCCTTCCCGGTCGCAGGGCTCTTCGCACAGAAACAGGCGACAGGCGATGTCACCCTGGTAACGAGGACCGACGAGGTGACCCTGGACCCGCAGTACCGGGCGGGCCTTGCCTGGCGTCCCTCCAAAACCTTCACCCTCTCGGCAGACTATGATCTCAGGAAGAACGAAACCCTCACGCCCGGTTATGAGAGCCAGATCGCCGCGGTGGGGCTGGAGAAAACGTTCCTGTCGGAAAGCGTCATCGTAAGAGCGGGCGCGAACAAGAACACGGCCGACAGCAGCTCGAAGGCAATCTACACGGCCGGGTTCGGCTTCCGGATCTACGCATTCAGGCTGGATCTGGCCGCGGGGTATGACTTCAAGGAGCGGCAGGGCGATGCTTCGGTCGACATTGCGCTCAGGTTCTAA
- a CDS encoding prepilin-type N-terminal cleavage/methylation domain-containing protein produces MRSIEKQKSAVPAGRPEGPLFASGTLHPKGFTLIELAIVIVILGFMIALVAPRLGELGEANLKRSARHLTGMIRFLHEESQAKKAAYRLVFDIQDGKYWAEAPSQLSDKTFEYKRLQSVIAGEGSLSGQTTFRDVVVVGHPDQPVILFTPDGWIEHAIIHLRDGSDRDFSLVLNALTGNTQLLDGYVEEK; encoded by the coding sequence GTGAGGAGCATTGAGAAGCAAAAAAGCGCGGTTCCGGCCGGAAGACCGGAGGGTCCTCTCTTCGCATCAGGCACTCTGCACCCCAAGGGTTTTACCCTCATCGAACTTGCTATTGTCATCGTCATCCTCGGCTTCATGATAGCGCTCGTCGCTCCGCGTTTAGGCGAGCTCGGCGAGGCGAACCTGAAGCGGAGCGCGCGGCACCTCACGGGCATGATCCGTTTCCTGCATGAAGAGTCGCAGGCGAAGAAGGCGGCCTACCGCCTGGTGTTCGACATCCAGGACGGAAAGTACTGGGCCGAGGCGCCGTCGCAGCTTTCGGACAAGACATTCGAGTACAAGCGGCTCCAGTCGGTGATCGCCGGCGAGGGGAGCCTTTCGGGCCAGACGACCTTTCGGGACGTCGTTGTTGTCGGCCACCCTGACCAGCCCGTTATCCTCTTCACCCCGGACGGCTGGATCGAGCATGCGATCATCCATCTCCGCGACGGCAGCGACCGCGATTTTTCCCTGGTTTTGAACGCGCTCACGGGAAACACCCAGCTCCTCGATGGATACGTGGAGGAGAAATAA
- the gspG gene encoding type II secretion system major pseudopilin GspG produces MKNQKGFTLIEIMVVVIILGLLAGLVLPRILGQEEKAKVETTKVQIRSLEGALDAYKLDNNFYPTTDQGLDALIKKPESGRIPAKWREGGYLKPARIPKDPWGKDYVYLSPGNEGREYEIVSYGADGEPGGEGNNADIQSWKME; encoded by the coding sequence ATGAAGAATCAAAAAGGTTTTACCCTCATCGAGATCATGGTGGTCGTCATCATCCTCGGCCTGCTGGCCGGCCTGGTGCTGCCCCGGATCCTGGGGCAGGAGGAGAAGGCGAAGGTCGAGACCACGAAGGTGCAGATCCGTTCGCTCGAAGGCGCGCTCGATGCGTACAAGCTCGATAACAATTTTTATCCGACCACGGACCAGGGGCTCGACGCGCTGATCAAGAAACCGGAATCGGGCCGCATTCCGGCCAAGTGGCGCGAGGGTGGCTACCTGAAGCCTGCCCGTATCCCCAAGGACCCCTGGGGCAAGGACTACGTGTACCTCTCTCCGGGCAACGAAGGCAGGGAATATGAGATCGTGTCCTACGGCGCGGACGGGGAGCCGGGCGGCGAAGGGAACAACGCAGATATCCAGAGCTGGAAGATGGAGTAG
- the gspN gene encoding type II secretion system protein GspN, with protein MIDRNTLIRRFSFAAYFVAAFLLFLLFLFPFDRIKSRVESEVRLRTPLELSIARISPRFFNQFLLSDVVLSDKQGKVLFESPSVNTSVSLFSLLRGGMSVSMKAAAYGGQLLVTMQQGPGRQSVMLDADGLDISSYTLLRNAGFKLTGKVGGNFEMTNDAGKGRLSVKGVTSRDLKIKGFAIPDLDFDNGWVEADVRGDRLMIKKLELNGKELTVRITGDLVLRERGMMNLLIRFKPSERLVHEQAALLSLLKGRDPEGFYQLTLGGLLSEPTPRF; from the coding sequence ATGATCGACAGAAATACACTCATCCGCAGGTTCTCGTTCGCCGCGTATTTTGTAGCCGCATTCCTGCTCTTCCTTCTCTTCCTGTTCCCCTTCGACCGGATCAAGTCGCGGGTGGAGTCCGAGGTCCGGCTGCGGACGCCCCTCGAGCTGTCCATCGCCCGCATCTCTCCGCGGTTCTTCAACCAATTCCTCCTCTCCGACGTGGTGCTGTCCGACAAGCAGGGAAAGGTGCTGTTCGAAAGCCCGTCGGTGAACACCTCGGTGTCGCTCTTCAGCCTGCTGCGCGGAGGCATGTCCGTCTCGATGAAGGCGGCCGCGTACGGCGGCCAGCTGCTCGTCACGATGCAGCAGGGCCCGGGCAGGCAGTCGGTGATGCTGGACGCGGACGGGCTCGACATCTCGTCCTACACGCTGCTCCGGAACGCAGGCTTCAAGCTGACCGGGAAGGTGGGCGGCAATTTCGAGATGACCAATGATGCGGGCAAGGGGCGTCTCTCGGTGAAAGGCGTGACGTCGCGGGATCTCAAGATCAAGGGCTTTGCAATCCCCGACCTGGATTTCGACAATGGCTGGGTCGAGGCGGATGTGAGGGGCGACCGCCTGATGATCAAGAAGCTGGAGCTCAACGGGAAGGAGCTCACGGTCCGGATCACGGGGGATCTGGTGCTGCGCGAACGGGGTATGATGAACCTCCTGATCAGGTTCAAGCCCTCGGAGCGTCTGGTACATGAGCAGGCCGCGCTGCTCTCACTGTTAAAGGGCCGCGACCCCGAAGGTTTCTACCAGCTTACGCTGGGCGGGCTGCTGTCGGAGCCGACGCCGAGGTTCTGA
- the gspM gene encoding type II secretion system protein GspM, translated as MKLEERDKKVLIYGGIAAALILLYALVLSPLYGDLSRKRDAIPKKERDLADIRVLKGEYLEMQQRLQQLQAVAAQRGPLLTEIENITKQTNLTSKIVSLKPQTGVQSATFKESVVEVRLDNITLYDVVNYVNRLEKATLRIRKLYFKPRFDNPKFLNATILVSSAG; from the coding sequence TTGAAACTCGAAGAACGAGATAAAAAGGTCCTGATCTACGGCGGCATCGCGGCGGCCCTGATCCTGCTCTACGCGCTCGTGCTGTCCCCGCTCTACGGGGACCTTTCCCGGAAGCGGGATGCGATCCCGAAAAAGGAGCGCGACCTTGCCGACATCCGCGTGCTCAAGGGTGAGTACCTCGAGATGCAGCAGCGTCTGCAGCAGCTGCAGGCAGTGGCCGCGCAGCGCGGGCCGCTGCTCACGGAGATCGAGAACATCACCAAGCAGACGAACCTGACCAGCAAGATCGTGTCGCTCAAGCCGCAGACGGGCGTCCAGTCAGCGACCTTCAAGGAGAGCGTCGTCGAGGTGCGGCTGGACAACATTACGCTCTATGACGTCGTGAACTATGTGAACCGGCTCGAGAAGGCGACGCTGCGCATCCGGAAGCTGTATTTCAAGCCCCGCTTCGACAATCCGAAGTTCCTGAACGCCACGATCCTGGTCTCGAGCGCCGGGTAA
- the gspF gene encoding type II secretion system inner membrane protein GspF codes for MPVYEYKGVTASGKKVSGVQDGDGLKAVRAKLKKDGVVVLEIQEGGALRASRSREITFRRPGVRLGDLANATRQLATLLSAGLPLMEALTVMVEQEESPPLKAALSSVRDAVREGASLADALKANPKVFSPLFINMVSAGEASGTLEITLARLADFLDEQVRFRGRFAAALAYPVLMTVIGVAVLFFLFSFVLPRVVGMFEDMKQQLPFMTIALLWMVQVVSKGWWAILAAVGAAVYYVQRFFATPAGKAWRDDRALKLPLFGTLVRMIAVSRFTRTLGTLLHSGVPTLTALDIVQSVVGNSVLAAAIQRARESVREGESIAEPLRRSGLFPPVVIQMVSVGERSGELEQMLLKISDSFDRTVETRIAALMSLLEPVIILVMGLVVGFIVIAIMLPILQMSSGVR; via the coding sequence ATGCCCGTTTACGAATATAAAGGAGTGACCGCCTCTGGCAAGAAGGTCTCCGGCGTGCAGGACGGAGACGGCCTGAAGGCGGTACGTGCGAAGCTGAAAAAAGACGGGGTCGTGGTCCTCGAGATACAGGAGGGCGGTGCGCTTCGCGCGAGCCGCTCGCGGGAGATCACGTTCCGGAGGCCCGGCGTGCGGCTTGGCGACCTGGCCAACGCGACGCGCCAGCTCGCTACGCTTCTCTCCGCCGGCCTTCCGCTGATGGAGGCGCTCACCGTGATGGTGGAGCAGGAGGAGTCGCCGCCCCTGAAGGCCGCGCTCTCGTCGGTCCGGGACGCCGTCCGGGAAGGCGCGTCGCTTGCCGACGCCCTCAAGGCGAACCCGAAGGTCTTCTCGCCGCTCTTTATCAACATGGTCTCGGCAGGCGAGGCCAGCGGCACGCTCGAGATCACCCTGGCTCGGCTGGCGGATTTCCTGGACGAGCAGGTGCGGTTCCGGGGCAGGTTCGCGGCGGCCCTCGCCTATCCCGTGCTCATGACCGTGATCGGCGTGGCCGTGCTGTTCTTCCTGTTCAGTTTCGTTCTCCCGCGCGTGGTCGGGATGTTCGAGGACATGAAGCAGCAGCTCCCTTTCATGACGATCGCGCTCCTGTGGATGGTGCAGGTCGTATCGAAGGGCTGGTGGGCGATCTTGGCGGCCGTGGGTGCGGCGGTCTATTATGTTCAGCGGTTCTTTGCGACGCCCGCGGGCAAGGCCTGGCGGGACGACCGGGCCCTGAAGCTGCCTCTGTTCGGGACCCTGGTCAGGATGATCGCCGTGTCGCGCTTCACGCGCACCCTCGGGACGTTGCTCCACAGCGGTGTGCCCACGCTTACAGCGCTCGATATCGTTCAGAGCGTGGTCGGGAACTCGGTCCTCGCCGCTGCAATCCAGCGTGCACGCGAGAGCGTGCGCGAGGGTGAATCGATCGCCGAGCCTCTCCGGCGGAGCGGGCTGTTCCCGCCGGTCGTGATCCAGATGGTCAGCGTGGGGGAGCGGAGCGGCGAGCTCGAGCAGATGCTGCTCAAGATCTCAGACTCCTTCGACCGGACCGTCGAAACCCGCATAGCAGCGCTCATGTCGCTGCTCGAACCGGTGATCATCCTGGTGATGGGGCTGGTGGTCGGGTTCATCGTCATCGCGATCATGCTGCCGATCCTTCAGATGAGCTCGGGCGTGAGATGA
- the radA gene encoding DNA repair protein RadA, with translation MKTPKSKTVYVCQSCGTQSPRWMGKCPDCGQWNTMVEERVEKPRDAGIAKRRNGSEPLLLGDIQARDEDRFVTKIGELDRVLGGGIVAGSVVLIGGDPGIGKSTLVLQMLRQVSELRGKALYVTGEESPSQIKMRAERLGVKAENLYVLAETSLDDIIFAADGLEPQVIVVDSVQTVFTSELPSAPGSVGQVREVSGRLMVHAKRTGIPTFLIGHVTKDGAIAGPRVLEHIVDTVLYFEGDRGHAFRILRAVKNRFGSTNEIGVFEMKESGLAEVANPSEIFLAERPADATGSVVVSSLEGTRPILAELQALVAPSKLTMPRRTCIGVDFNRVSLLLAVLEKRVGMHLMGMDVFVNVVGGLRIDEPAVDLGVIAAVASSFREKAINAQTLVMGEVGLAGEVRAISQAESRLKDAAKLGFTRCILPAASVEKLEKTAALRNMELLGVKSVDEAMERLF, from the coding sequence ATGAAAACGCCGAAATCCAAGACCGTTTATGTATGCCAGTCCTGCGGCACCCAGTCTCCCCGCTGGATGGGAAAATGTCCCGACTGCGGCCAGTGGAACACCATGGTCGAAGAGCGGGTCGAGAAGCCGAGGGATGCCGGGATCGCGAAGCGGCGGAACGGCTCCGAGCCCCTGTTGCTCGGAGATATCCAGGCGCGTGACGAGGACCGGTTCGTGACGAAGATCGGCGAACTCGACCGTGTGCTGGGAGGCGGCATTGTCGCCGGCTCCGTGGTCCTTATCGGCGGCGATCCGGGGATCGGGAAATCCACGCTCGTGCTCCAGATGCTGCGCCAGGTGTCGGAGCTCAGGGGAAAGGCGCTCTACGTAACGGGCGAGGAATCTCCGTCCCAGATCAAGATGCGCGCCGAGCGGCTCGGGGTAAAGGCGGAGAACCTCTACGTGCTGGCCGAGACGTCGCTTGATGATATCATCTTTGCCGCCGACGGGCTCGAGCCCCAGGTGATCGTCGTGGACTCGGTGCAGACGGTGTTCACTTCTGAGCTGCCTTCCGCTCCGGGCAGTGTGGGACAGGTCAGGGAAGTTTCGGGGAGGCTCATGGTCCACGCGAAGCGCACCGGCATACCCACGTTCCTCATCGGACACGTGACCAAGGACGGCGCCATCGCCGGTCCCCGGGTGCTCGAGCACATCGTGGACACGGTGCTCTATTTCGAGGGCGACCGGGGGCATGCTTTCCGCATCCTGCGCGCGGTCAAGAACCGCTTCGGCTCCACGAACGAGATCGGCGTGTTCGAGATGAAGGAGAGCGGCCTGGCAGAGGTGGCCAACCCCTCGGAGATCTTCCTGGCCGAGCGGCCGGCGGACGCCACGGGCTCCGTGGTCGTGTCCTCCTTGGAAGGCACGCGCCCTATCCTGGCGGAGCTCCAGGCGCTCGTGGCGCCGTCGAAGCTCACCATGCCGCGCAGGACCTGCATCGGCGTGGATTTCAACCGCGTGTCGCTGCTTTTGGCCGTGCTCGAGAAAAGGGTCGGCATGCACCTCATGGGCATGGACGTGTTCGTGAACGTGGTGGGCGGCCTCAGGATCGACGAACCCGCAGTGGACCTCGGCGTGATCGCCGCCGTGGCATCGAGCTTCCGGGAGAAGGCCATCAACGCCCAGACCCTGGTCATGGGCGAGGTGGGTCTCGCGGGTGAAGTCCGCGCGATCAGCCAGGCCGAATCGCGGCTCAAGGACGCGGCCAAGCTCGGGTTCACCCGGTGCATCCTTCCCGCGGCGAGCGTCGAAAAGCTGGAGAAGACCGCTGCGCTCAGGAACATGGAACTCCTCGGCGTGAAGAGCGTCGATGAGGCCATGGAGCGGCTGTTCTGA
- a CDS encoding prepilin-type N-terminal cleavage/methylation domain-containing protein: MSRSFECGVRKTERNREEDIVNGSPARPSSLVPRRSRGFTLLEVLLAMAILAVIMTVIYASFSTAGRDVEQAEAMRDETDLARALMTRLSTDIANAWGKPDPNGPTFFRIQKEELQDTSAATGEKIRHDRIDLTTLTNSWPRLNTKETELWEVGYFLKEKPDGKGYSLYRREKRELSNDVLAGAGQGGEEYEITDRVETLRFALSSDGTNWTDNGWNSSGLPKTVEITIILDNGRTYTTHVDVGNPS; the protein is encoded by the coding sequence ATGAGTAGAAGTTTCGAGTGCGGAGTGCGGAAGACGGAAAGAAACAGAGAAGAAGATATAGTTAACGGTTCTCCCGCTCGTCCCTCGTCTCTTGTCCCTCGTCGCTCCCGGGGTTTCACACTCCTCGAAGTGCTGCTTGCCATGGCGATCCTTGCCGTGATCATGACCGTCATCTATGCGAGCTTTTCCACGGCCGGGAGGGACGTGGAACAGGCGGAAGCCATGCGGGACGAGACGGACCTGGCCCGCGCGCTGATGACCCGGCTCTCGACGGACATTGCTAATGCCTGGGGCAAGCCGGACCCGAATGGGCCCACGTTCTTTAGAATCCAGAAGGAAGAACTGCAGGACACCAGCGCGGCCACGGGCGAGAAGATCAGGCACGACAGGATCGACCTGACCACGCTCACGAACAGCTGGCCCAGGCTGAACACGAAGGAGACGGAACTCTGGGAGGTCGGCTACTTCCTCAAGGAGAAGCCGGACGGCAAGGGATATTCGCTGTACCGGAGGGAGAAGCGCGAGCTGAGTAATGATGTCCTGGCGGGAGCGGGGCAAGGGGGCGAGGAGTACGAGATCACCGACCGCGTAGAGACGCTCCGTTTCGCGCTCTCCAGTGACGGCACGAACTGGACCGATAACGGGTGGAACAGCAGCGGCTTGCCGAAAACCGTGGAGATAACCATTATCCTCGACAACGGCAGGACATACACCACGCATGTGGATGTGGGGAACCCGTCATGA